From Thalassococcus sp. S3, one genomic window encodes:
- a CDS encoding 2,4'-dihydroxyacetophenone dioxygenase family protein, whose amino-acid sequence MPLPQTITHQDRLLTLKVNDADAVQHPVDGYTIQPLFLDPENGTWVLYAKFPPGTKLPQHFHTGTVHFLTTKGMWHYVEYPEDKQTAGSYLYEPGGSIHQFCVPEDATEAAEGFMVVSGANINFDEDGNFIDIMDAGAIEMALRAACQMAGREMPNFIKPGAESDFDQEIGKAPETAELVDA is encoded by the coding sequence ATGCCGCTGCCCCAGACGATTACACACCAGGACAGGCTGCTGACGCTGAAGGTCAATGACGCCGACGCGGTTCAGCATCCGGTGGACGGATACACGATCCAGCCGCTGTTCCTGGATCCTGAAAACGGCACTTGGGTGCTTTACGCCAAGTTCCCACCGGGCACCAAGCTGCCCCAGCATTTCCACACCGGGACGGTGCATTTCCTCACCACGAAGGGGATGTGGCACTACGTGGAATATCCCGAGGATAAGCAAACGGCGGGAAGCTACCTTTACGAGCCGGGAGGGTCGATCCACCAGTTTTGCGTTCCGGAAGACGCGACGGAGGCGGCAGAGGGCTTCATGGTGGTGTCGGGGGCCAACATCAACTTCGACGAAGACGGCAATTTCATCGACATCATGGATGCCGGAGCCATCGAGATGGCCCTGCGCGCGGCATGTCAGATGGCGGGCCGGGAGATGCCGAATTTCATCAAGCCGGGCGCGGAATCGGATTTCGATCAGGAGATCGGGAAAGCACCGGAAACGGCGGAGTTGGTGGACGCATAA
- a CDS encoding AraC family transcriptional regulator, translating to MPTQIAALTVSVMEQQGGDKAALFSGLPFSEDRLYEEDGRLSFSEIYALIEAALAISGTPWLGLEVGRAQTVSTWGILGYAIMSCATEREAVALGVRYYDAAPSLMRSTSRIENGLLRLQMEPIHPMLALLPFCVEENICGISTVSSEYLIEPMSPLEVWLSYPEPDYSDKYRTYFGCDIKYEQDSNVLWTRAPRDAPMRTSDPISAQLCRKLVEQVVEPRNDESDFIYQMRQLLLQTPGDMLNMERAAAELSISPRTLRRRLAEFGTSFKKLQEDTRRDLAIDYLRDTQLNISQIAHLLGYTETTNFRRAFKQWTGLPPRTFRQQHMG from the coding sequence ATGCCCACGCAGATCGCCGCATTGACCGTTTCCGTGATGGAACAGCAGGGCGGCGACAAGGCCGCTCTCTTCTCCGGTCTCCCCTTCTCCGAAGACCGCCTTTACGAGGAGGATGGGCGCCTCTCCTTCTCCGAAATCTATGCGTTGATCGAAGCCGCGCTTGCGATCTCGGGCACGCCCTGGCTCGGCCTCGAAGTCGGGCGGGCCCAGACCGTCAGCACCTGGGGCATCCTCGGCTACGCGATCATGAGCTGTGCCACCGAACGCGAGGCCGTCGCCCTGGGCGTGCGCTATTACGATGCCGCGCCCAGCCTCATGCGCAGCACTTCCCGGATCGAGAACGGGTTACTGCGCCTGCAGATGGAGCCCATTCACCCGATGCTCGCCCTCCTTCCCTTCTGTGTCGAAGAGAATATCTGCGGGATCAGCACGGTCTCGTCCGAATACCTGATCGAACCCATGTCCCCGCTGGAGGTTTGGCTGTCCTATCCCGAACCAGATTACAGCGACAAATACCGGACCTATTTCGGCTGCGACATCAAGTATGAGCAGGACAGCAACGTCCTTTGGACCCGTGCGCCCAGGGATGCCCCCATGCGCACCTCCGACCCGATCAGCGCCCAGCTTTGCCGCAAACTGGTCGAACAGGTGGTCGAGCCGCGTAATGACGAAAGCGATTTCATCTATCAGATGCGCCAGCTTCTGCTGCAGACGCCGGGCGACATGCTCAACATGGAGCGCGCCGCAGCCGAATTGTCGATCAGCCCCCGCACCTTGCGGCGGCGGCTCGCGGAATTCGGCACCTCGTTCAAAAAACTTCAGGAGGACACCCGCCGCGACCTCGCCATCGACTACCTGCGGGACACCCAACTCAACATCTCGCAGATCGCGCACCTGCTGGGATATACCGAGACAACCAATTTCCGCCGCGCCTTCAAACAATGGACCGGCCTGCCGCCCCGTAC
- a CDS encoding NAD(P)/FAD-dependent oxidoreductase, which produces MKIAIIGAGIAGLAAGHKMRRAGHDVTIYEASDRAGGRGMLLNRPGTDDWADVGSQYFHSNYKYGLKLIEEVGLTSELKKITGKTRMFTGKSDASFLVKPSVPWLKSGGLTGNLRMAGYIAKLILSHKSETFAAADKQAAYDRISALSTTSDGFLRDHTVRMLSLIGCMSDPTPDGMSLLQVYRLAKIVLMTDYISLNGGTAALHRTLAEQSDIRFSSPVAGLIEQGGRVTGLHLETGESVAADHVIVAAHAPRAAKLVPETWTKERSFLAGIEMPTAMIVSFFLDQSLEKDVWTYFLPMDHKGPVQFCIDTQQKSPGNHPSGNATLQAWILNPKSAALAEKTDQELADLALADITPFVPGVKGHVEGFAVTRHPATVPQSAVGHNAAALAFLDAIDRKDGVSFCGDYLSGGYMESALWSVERAAARIPRTNTHLQQAA; this is translated from the coding sequence ATGAAAATCGCAATCATCGGTGCCGGCATCGCGGGCCTGGCAGCTGGACACAAGATGCGGCGCGCGGGACATGACGTGACCATCTATGAAGCGTCGGATCGCGCCGGAGGACGCGGCATGCTGCTGAACCGGCCGGGCACGGATGATTGGGCGGATGTCGGATCTCAGTACTTCCATTCGAACTATAAATACGGGTTGAAGTTGATCGAAGAGGTTGGGCTGACGTCCGAGCTGAAGAAGATCACTGGCAAGACCCGGATGTTTACCGGGAAGAGCGATGCGTCCTTTCTGGTGAAACCCTCGGTGCCCTGGCTGAAGTCGGGGGGGCTGACGGGCAACCTGCGCATGGCGGGGTACATCGCCAAGCTGATCCTGTCCCATAAGTCCGAAACCTTCGCGGCGGCGGACAAGCAGGCCGCCTATGACCGCATATCGGCGCTGAGCACGACGTCGGACGGGTTTCTGAGGGATCACACGGTTCGCATGCTCAGCCTGATTGGCTGCATGAGTGATCCGACACCGGACGGCATGAGCCTGTTGCAGGTGTACCGGCTGGCGAAGATCGTTTTGATGACGGATTACATCTCGCTTAACGGGGGGACGGCTGCGCTGCACCGGACGCTCGCGGAGCAGTCCGACATCCGCTTCAGCAGCCCGGTCGCCGGGCTGATCGAACAGGGCGGACGGGTCACAGGCCTGCATCTGGAAACCGGAGAAAGCGTGGCGGCCGATCACGTGATCGTCGCGGCCCACGCACCAAGGGCGGCGAAGCTGGTTCCGGAGACCTGGACGAAAGAGCGGAGCTTTCTGGCGGGGATCGAGATGCCCACGGCCATGATCGTGTCGTTCTTTCTGGATCAGAGCCTGGAAAAGGACGTGTGGACCTATTTCTTGCCCATGGATCACAAGGGTCCGGTGCAATTCTGCATCGACACTCAGCAAAAGAGCCCGGGCAATCATCCGTCGGGCAACGCGACGCTGCAGGCATGGATCCTGAACCCGAAATCGGCGGCGCTGGCGGAGAAGACAGATCAGGAGCTGGCCGATCTTGCCTTAGCGGATATCACGCCATTTGTGCCGGGCGTTAAGGGGCATGTCGAAGGATTTGCGGTGACCCGTCATCCGGCCACGGTGCCGCAATCGGCGGTGGGCCATAACGCCGCCGCGCTGGCCTTTCTGGACGCTATTGATCGCAAGGACGGTGTGTCGTTCTGCGGCGACTATCTTTCCGGCGGATATATGGAGAGCGCGCTGTGGTCGGTCGAACGCGCCGCCGCACGCATCCCCCGGACCAACACGCACTTGCAGCAGGCCGCCTGA